The Oncorhynchus nerka isolate Pitt River unplaced genomic scaffold, Oner_Uvic_2.0 unplaced_scaffold_701, whole genome shotgun sequence genome has a window encoding:
- the LOC135571198 gene encoding NLR family CARD domain-containing protein 3-like, producing the protein MLEEKIMTFVKNELKMFKRILSPELPEGFESQKQDKEVVDSEDEKQESSAREGALKITLHILRKMNQKELADTLEKYSDDPAVICQRELKSNLKKKFQCVFEGIAKQGNPTLLNKIYTELYITEGGTGEVNNEHELRQIETTTRKQETAIKCNDIFKPLTGQDKPIRTVLTKGVAGIGKTVSVQKFILDWAEGKANQDVQFVFSFPFRELNLMKGDKHTLIELLNHFSKETKQSGISNYDKYKVLFIFDGLDECRLPLDFQKNKICWDVTESTSVDVLLTNLIKGNLLPSALLWITTRPAAANKIPSGCVDQVTEVRGFNDPQKEEYFRKRFSDEDMASRIISHIKTSRSLHIMCHIPVFCWISATVFEHMLKHKREEMPKTLTEMYTHLVVFHTKQKNEKYLGKEETGPHWNKESILSLGKLAFQQLVNGNLIFYEEDLKEAGIDVNEASVYSGLCTQLFKEECGLYQDKVFCFVHLSIQEFLAAVYVFLSFINNNENLMAEPQTKSSIFASLFRDKPEVTFYKSAVDKALQSETGNLDLFLRFLLGLSLESNQKHLRGLLTTTRSSSKTHGETVKYIKEKIGEDLSPERSINLFHCLNELNDHSLVEEIQSYLRSGSLSKPKLSLAQWSALVFVLLTSEKELDVFDLKKYSRSEEGLLRLLPVVKASRAVLLSGCGVTEEGCASLVSALESNPSHLRELDLSNNDLKDSGVKLLSDGLGNPHCKLETLRLSGCLVTEEGCASLVSALESNPSHLRELDLSNNDLKDSGVKLLSDGLGNPHCKLETLRLSGCGVTEEGCASLVSALRSNPSHLRELDLSYNHPGDSGVRLLSAGLEDPHCRLEKLNVEHGGENRMKPGPRKYVCDLTLDPNTVNRHLSLSEENRKVTCRTEEQPYPDHPERFEDWGQVLCREGLTGRCYWEVEWSGREAGIGVTYKGISRKGRGGVKDCYLGFNDKSWSLSCSDNSYTAYHNNNPSNPTTIDVPSSRPHRVGVYLDWPAGTLSFYRASSDTLTYLYTFTSTFTEPLFPGFWVDYNSSVSL; encoded by the exons atgcttgaagagaaaattatgacatttgtgaagaacgagctgaagatgttcaagaggattcttagtccagaactcccagaaggctttgagagtcagaagcaggataaggaagtggtggattctgaagatgagaagcaggagagcagtgccagagagggggctctgaagatcacactgcacatcctgaggaaaatgaaccagaaggagcttgctgacacactggagaaat attcagatgatcctgctgtgatttgccaacgtgaactcaaatctaatctaaagaagaagtttcaatgtgtatttgaggggatcgctaaacaaggaaacccaacacttctcaataagatctacacagagctctacatcacagagggtggaacaggagaggtcaataatgaacatgagctgagacagattgagacaacaaccaggaaacaagagactgcaatcaaatgtaatgacatctttaaacccttaactggacaagacaaacctatcagaactgtgctgacaaagggagtcgctggcattggaaaaacagtctcggtgcagaagttcattctggactgggctgaaggaaaagcaaatcaggacgtccaatttgtattttcattcccttttcgggagctgaatttgatgaaaggggACAAACACACTTTGATTGAACTTCTCAATCACTTCTCAAAGGAAACCAAACAATCAGGAATCTCCAACTATgacaagtacaaagttctgttcatctttgatggtctggatgagtgccgactgcccctagacttccagaagaacaagatctgttgggacgtcactgagtcaacctcagtggatgttctgctgacaaatctcatcaagggaaatctgcttccctctgctctcctctggataactacccgacctgcagcagccaataagatcccttcagggtgtgttgaccaggtgacagaggtacgagggttcaatgacccacagaaggaggagtacttcaggaagagattcagtgatgaggacatggccagcagaatcatctcacacataaagacatcaaggagcctccacatcatgtgccacattccagtcttctgttggatttctgcaacagtctttgaacacatgctgaaacataagagagaagagatgcccaagactctgactgagatgtacacacaccttgtggtgtttcataccaaacagaagaatgaaaagtatcttgggaaagaagagacaggtccacactggaataaagagagcattctgtcactgggaaaactggcttttcaacagcttgtgaatggcaatctgattttctatgaagaagacctgaaggaggctggcattgatgttaatgaagcctcagtgtactcagggttgtgcacacagctctttaaagaggaatgtgggctgtaccaggacaaggtgttctgctttgttcatctgagcattcaggagtttctggctgctgtatatgtgttcctctcattcatcaacaacaatgagaatctaatggCCGAACCGCAAACAAAGTCCAGCATCTTTGCTTCGCTGTTCAGAGACAAGCCTGAAGTTACtttctacaagagtgctgtggataaagccttacaaagtgagacagGAAACTTGGACCTTTTCCTCCGtttccttctgggcctctcactggagtccaatcagaagcacttacgaggtctactgacaacGACAAGAAGCAGCTCAAAGACCCATGGagaaacagtcaagtacatcaaggagaagatcgGGGAGGATctctctccagagaggagcatcaatctgttccactgtctgaatgaactgaatgaccattctctagtggaggagatccaaagctacctgagatcaggaagtctctcaaAACCCAAACTGTCACttgcacagtggtcagctctggtctttgtgttgctgacttcagaaaaggagctggatgtgtttgacctgaagaaatactccagatcagaggaaggtcttctgaggctgctgccagtggtcaaagcctccagagctgttct gctgtcaggctgtggagtcacagaggaaggctgtgcttctctggtctcagctctggagtcaaacccctcacacctgagagagctggacctgagtaacaatgacctgaaggattcaggagtgaagctgctctctgatggactggggaatccccactgtaaactggagactctgag gctgtcaggctgtctagtcacagaggaaggctgtgcttctctggtctcagctctggagtcaaacccctcacacctgagagagctggatctgagtaacaatgacctgaaggattcaggagtgaagctgctctctgatggactggggaatccccactgtaaactggagactctgag gctgtcaggctgtggagtcacagaggaaggctgtgcttctctggtctcagctctgaggtcaaacccctcacacctgagagagctggacctgagctacaatcacccaggagactcaggagtcagactgctctctgctggactggaggatccacactgcagactggagaaactcaa tgtggaacatggtggagagaacagaatgaaacctgggcctagaaaat atgtctgtgatctcacactggacccaaacacagtaaacagacacctctctctgtctgaggagaacagaaaggtgacatgtagGACAGAagagcagccgtatcctgatcaccctgagagatttgaggactggggacaggtgctgtgtagagagggtctgactgggcgctgttactgggaggtagagtggagtgggagagaggctggtataggagtgacatataaaggaatcagcaggaaaggaagaggaggggtTAAGGACTGTTATCTTGGATtcaatgacaagtcctggagtctgtcCTGCTCAGACAACAGTTACACTGCCTATCACAATAACAATCCCTCTAATCCCACTACCATAGATGTCCCCTCCTCCAGaccccacagagtaggagtgtatctggactggccagccggcactctgtccttctatagagcctcctctgacacactgacctacctgtacacattcacctccacattcactgagcccctctttCCAGGGTTTTGGGTTGATTACAACTCCTCAGTGTCCCTGTAA